In Toxoplasma gondii ME49 chromosome X, whole genome shotgun sequence, a single genomic region encodes these proteins:
- a CDS encoding Gas41, putative (encoded by transcript TGME49_215730), with the protein MPRDRGGAAVWEEREDPPLCLSAAGASLGCTESSRPHSSRQPRGHSIHAQENARIMKGLTVRKTFVLGSYAFRLSPVEKKKYNDMTHKWTCLLRALNGEDLTYCVKKVVFELDPSFVNPKRTLTHPPYEVSEAGWGEFQISVKVHFLDDSLPPAELRHFLRLNPEGGHVVGPCVAAETLDEVLIHEPKESFYDVLMEGPHKPAAPHHLEKFFLQQQPRFDEQMKLLMGAQGVVQAESMSLMSEAFALTHRIRQLQAACDPRVFQHLRAQQAAVVSPPVPACDLTVSSPSTAAAMSPGIGIGLKETLSLAAVAPGSPGESPAQTGVQAPRGAGPASSGTLPLGANPLGDLHRRVSPPEAAGAPGAGADVSAPAPGPDGSPQPFAEAPGTVPPGAPAAPYAVVGAAFGAQGADEKTPMLDAQALQQQMVLQQQQAQVLLQQQLYHAQQQQYLMHAAPGVFFPSDAKRGAGAPCPQQVSPFAQPPGPYPNGGSAPGNQGVVFPRAPDAAAQASSSVPHKE; encoded by the exons ATGCCGAGAGACCGCGGCGGCGCGGCTGTATgggaggaacgcgaagatcctccgctctgcctctcggcCGCAGGCGCGTCTCTGGGGTGTACCGAGTCTTCTCGTCCTCACTCTTCTCGGCAGCCTCGCGGCCACAGCATCCACGCGCAAGAGAACGCAAGAATTATGAAAGGTCTGACCGTGAGGAAGACGTTCGTTCTCGGCAGCTACGCCTTTAGGCTGTCGCCAGTG gagaagaagaagtacAACGACATGACCCACAAGTGGACCTGCCTGCTGCGAGCGCTGAATGGAGAGGACCTGACCTACTGCGTGAAGAAAGTTGTCTTCGAGCTCGATCCTTCTTTCGTCAACCCCAAGAGAA CGTTAACCCACCCGCCGTACGAAGTCTCTGAGGCAGGCTGGGGCGAGTTCCAAATTTCTGTCAAAGTTCACTTCCTCGACGATTCTCTCCCGCCTGCGGAGCTCCGCCACTTTCTTAGG CTCAATCCGGAAGGCGGTCATGTGGTGGGGCCTTGCGTCGCCGCCGAG ACTCTGGACGAGGTGTTGATTCACGAGCCGAAGGAGAGCTTCTACGACGTCCTCATGGAGGGCCCGCACAAACCTGCAGCGCCCCACCACCTTGAAaagttttttcttcagcagcAACCTCGCTTCGACGAACAAATGAAACTGCTCATGGGCGCACAAGGCGTTGTTCAA GCGGAGAGCATGAGTTTGATGTCTGAGGCCTTCGCGTTGACACATCGAATTCGCCAGCTCCAGGCTGCGTGTGACCCTCGCGTCTTCCAACATCTGCGGGCGCAACAGGCCGCCGTCGTCTCTCCGCCTGTGCCTGCATGCGACCTAACGGTCTCTTCACCCTCCACGGCTGCGGCGATGTCTCCCGGCATCGGGATCGGCCTCAAAGAGACCCTATCTCTCGCCGCGGTGGCTCCAGGGTCTCCTGGAGAGTCCCCTGCACAGACGGGAGTGCAGGCCCCCCGGGGCGCGGGACCAGCATCTTCGGGGACTCTCCCTCTCGGCGCGAACCCACTGGGCGACCTCCACCGCCGAGTGTCTCCGCCGGAGGCCGCAGGCGCCCCCGGGGCCGGCGCTGATGTCTCCGCGCCCGCCCCGGGGCCCGATGGATCCCCACAGCCGTTCGCCGAGGCGCCCGGCACAGTGCCGCCGGGGGCTCCGGCCGCGCCCTACGCGGTCGTGGGCGCGGCATTTGGAGCCCAAGGAGCCGATGAGAAGACTCCAATGCTCGACGCGCAGgctctgcagcagcagatgGTGCTCCAACAGCAGCAGGCTCAGGTGCTCCTGCAACAGCAACTCTACCACGCTCAGCAGCAGCAGTATTTGATGCATGCGGCCCCAGgggtcttctttcccagCGACGCGAAGCGAGGCGCCGGCGCGCCCTGTCCCCAacaagtgtctcctttcgcacAGCCCCCGGGGCCTTATCCCAACGGCGGGTCGGCGCCTGGCAACCAGGGTGTGGTTTTTCCTCGCGCACCTGACGCAGCGGCTCAGGCGTCCTCAAGCGTCCCTCACAAAGAgtga